From Caretta caretta isolate rCarCar2 chromosome 3, rCarCar1.hap1, whole genome shotgun sequence, a single genomic window includes:
- the SDC1 gene encoding syndecan-1 — protein sequence MVNVSAVWLLALFLQAACSQTTNVNLPPEDLDSSGDDDDDTFSGSGSGPLTNHSVAAWNIPLEHANSSSRSTMSTGATVHQPAVDGTENPSEKEMVSSSPTSDVVPDEAVFSLKDETHELGSAVEKPTTNEAVITRSPTTHSLTVRVTTTQASSTVHVMEPSIHSSSSSGVSKETLDPSFTTISEEDAHSPTTTILTRGIYPIDDRETPSPEEGSGDQGDFIFSEERTIPSESELADSSRDAEAAGTSQGLMDRKEVLGGVIAGGLVGLLFAVFLVGFMLYRMKKKDEGSYSLDEPKQSNGGYQKPQKQEEFYA from the exons caAACTACAAATGTAAACCTTCCTCCTGAAGACCTGGACTCatctggtgatgatgatgatgatactttCTCTGGCTCTGGTTCTG GTCCCTTGACCAACCATTCTGTGGCTGCCTGGAATATCCCCTTAGAACATGCAAATTCTTCATCAAGGTCAACAATGTCTACCGGAGCAACTGTTCACCAACCTGCAGTTGATGGCACGGAAAATCCATCTGAAAAGGAAATGGTATCATCATCCCCCACTAGTGATGTGGTGCCAGATGAGGCTGTCTTTTCACTTAAGGATGAAACTCACGAACTGGGCTCGGCTGTAGAGAAACCTACAACAAATGAGGCAGTCATAACAAGAAGTCCAACTACTCACAGTCTTACTGTCAGAGTAACCACTACACAAGCGTCAAGCACAGTCCATGTAATGGAACCTAGTATCCATAGTTCTAGTTCCTCTGGTGTCTCTAAAGAAACACTTGATCCCAGCTTCACCACTATTAGTGAGGAAGATGCTCACTCTCCAACTACAACAATTCTAACCAGGGGTATATACCCTATAGATGATAGGGAAACTCCATCTCCTGAAGAAGGCTCCGGGGATCAG GGAGACTTTATCTTTAGTGAAGAACGAACAATACCATCAGAATCTGAACTGGCTGACTCTTCAAGAGATGCTGAAGCTGCTGGAACTTCCCAGGGGTTAATGGACAGGAAAGAAGTTCTAGGAG GTGTCATTGCTGGAGGACTAGTAGGCCTGCTGTTTGCGGTATTCCTAGTGGGATTTATGCTGTACAGAATGAAGAAAAAAGATGAAGGCAGCTATTCATTGGATGAACCAAAACAATCAAATGGAGGATACCAAAAACcacagaaacaagaagaattctATGCATAA